AGGGTGGCCGGGTCGATGATCCGCTGGATCACGGCGGCCGGGGCGAGCGCCCGCTCGACCACCACGAACTCCTCGGTGGGGCTCGGGTAGCCGATCACCACCTTCACCATGAACCGGTCGACCTGGGCCTCCGGCAGCGGATAGACGCCCTCGTTCTCGATCGGGTTCTGGGTGGCCATCACCAGGAACGGGTCGGGCAGCTGGTGGGTCTCGCGGCCGATGGTGACCTGCCGCTCCTGCATCGTCTCCAGCAGCGCGCTCTGCACCTTGGCCGGCGCCCGGTTGATCTCGTCGGCCAGCAGCAGGTTGGTGAAGACCGGGCCGAGCTGCACCTGGAACTCGCCGGTCGGCTGGTGGTAGATCCGGGTGCCGACGATGTCGGCCGGGACCAGGTCGGGGGTGAACTGGACCCGGTGGAAGTCCCCGCCGATCGCGGTGGCCAGGGACTTCACGGCCAGCGTCTTGGCCAGGCCGGGCACGCCCTCGACCAGGATGTGGCCGCGGGCGAGCAGCGCCACGATCAGGCGCTCGAGCAGGAGGTCCTGGCCCACGATGGTCTTCTTGACCTCGTAGAGCACCTTCTCGATCGGTCCGGCGGTGGCCGGCGGGGCGTCGGTCCAGCTCATGAATCCCGTCCCTCGCTTCGTTGTGCCTGTCCTGCCATCACAGCGGCGGCGCCCGGCCGGGGCCGTTGTCACCGCCGCCCAGGGCCGCGCCGATCGGCACGGCGAACCCGATGCCGATGAAGGTGCCGGCGTCGGTCGGGTTGGCCAGCGCCACCACGATGCCGACCACCTGGCCCTGGTCGTTGATCAGCGGGCCGCCGGAGCTGCCCGGGTTGACCGCCGCGTCGAACTGGATCAGCCCGGCGATGCCGCCCCGTGCGCTCCGGGCCAGCTCGCGGTCCAGCCCGGAGACCACGCCGCTGCTGGTGGACGCGGTCAGGCCGAGCGGGTTACCGATCGCCACCACCGTGTCGCCGACCTCCACGCCGCCGCCGAGAACGGCCGGGACCAGCGGGTCCGGCAGTTTCGCCGGGGCCAGGGTGGCGATGTCGAGGGCCTGGTCGCGCGAGGCGACCCGGGCGGACGAGGTGGTGCCGTCGGTGAAGGTCAGCTTGATCGTCTCGGCGCCGTCGACCACGTGGAAGGCGGTCAGCACGGTGCCGTCCTCGTTCGCGATCACGCCGGTGCCGGTGGCCGACTCGGCCGCCTTCCTCGCGTCGTGGCCGGTGGTCTGGATCAGCACCACCGAGGGGAGCAGCGTCTGGTAGACCTCGCCGACCGTGAGCGGGCCCGGTGACGCGGACGGGCTGGGCTTGGCGGCGGCTTGCGACCGGGTGGTGTCACCGCCACGGGTGAACGCCACCCAGGTGATCACCGCGGCCCAGGCGACGACCAGGGCGATCACCGCCCAGCGGCGGCGCGCGGGAGTGTTCAGGCTGCTCAGACGGCTTGGGGTAGGCTCCTCCACGGCCGGTCCCGAGGGTTCGGAACCGTCCGGCCGGAGCACGGTCATCACGGCACGACCGCCACACTCAGCATTTCTTGACGCTACAAGCGATTTCTCGGAAATCTTCATGCGTCACCCAATGGTTTCCGGTACGCAAGATCGGCCATCAACCAGCAAAGCGGGTATATCGCCTCGCCGTGGGTTTGACAGCCGACGCCTACCTCGGGGACAGGGTCCCCATGGTCCGGGCGGTGACGCTGGGGTTCCCCGACGAGCCGAGGAGCCCCGTATGAACAAGCCCGAGGAAGCCACGCTGGCGGTCGGCGCCGTTCCGCCGCGTGATCCGTGGAGTGAGCCGGCGCGGGACGCTTCCGGGCCGCCCGCCGAGATCGTGCCGACCGCTCCGGAGTGGACCCGGACCGGCCCGATCCTGGAGATCGGCGGGGCCGCCGCCGCGCCGCCGGCTCCCCCGGCCGCCGGAGCACCCCAGCGCAAGCGGTCCTGGAGTCCGCGCATGATCCTGATCGCCGCGGTTCTCGGCACGGCGGTCGCCAGCTCCGGCATCACCGCCGGCATCATGGCCGCCACCGGCGGCACCGGCTCGGCGGGCGTCACCCAGCAGCAGGGCGGCCCGGGCGGCGGCGGGATGCCGGGCGGTGGCTTCGGCGGCGGCATGCGCGGGCAGAACGGCCAGCCGGGCGGCACCCTCGATCAGGGCCAGGGCGCTACCCAGGACGGTGCCGCCGGTGCCGACGGCACCACGGGCTCCGCCGGCACCACTGGTTCCACGGGCTCCACCGGCACGTGAGCACTCCCGTGGGGCGCGGCCACGGCGGGCGCGCCCCACGGCGTACCGAAAACCGGTCCGACCGGTGGCACCGGGCGGCGGTCCTGTTCGCTCAGGCGTAGTAGTCGTCGAGCGTCTCGACCGTGGCCGTGCCCGGCAGGGGCTGGTCCCGCGCGCCGCCCGGGTACGGGATGCCCAGCTCCCGGAAGTAAACGGCGGCCAGCAGCTCGGTGTGGTGGTGGAAGATGACCGACGAGCGGGGTGACGCGGGAACCCGCTCCTTGGTGACGTTCTCCACCGCGCGGTTCAGGTATCCCCACAGCCGCAGGTGCTGTCCGGAGTAGAGCTCGCGGGCGCGGGCCCGGTCGATGTCGGTGCCCAGGAACGCCTCCGTCACCCGCTGCCGGACACCCCGCACGTAGGAGACCACCTCGTCCGGCATCGCCGCGAGCAGACCGGAGTGCTCCAGCGAGCGGGCATCCTGGTTGACGGCGGTGACCGCACCGGACCCGTCGATCCGGAACAGGCACACGTCCAGTTCACCGGCCGCCTCCAGGGCGCTCGCGGTGTACCCGGACGTCGAGTAGAACAGGTGGTACGGGCTGTCCGGGCGGGCCCCGCGCAGCTGCTGGACCACCGGGGCGCCGACCGGGGTGCCCTGCATCTTGACCTGGGCGACCGCCTCGGCGGCGACGACGTCGAGCCCGTTGTCCCGGCTGCCCCCGGTGAGCGCCGCGTCCGGGAAACCGAACTCCCGCATGTGCCGGCAGGCGATCATCTCGGCGGCACGCCAGTCGGTCGGCAGGATCGGCTGCTCCGGCAGCGGCCGGGCCGGCGCGTCGGACAGCAGTCGCGGGTCCGGCGGCAGCGGCACGCCGGGACTCTCCGGCAGCCGCATGATGTGCTCCCCCGCACCCGTCGTGAGGATGGCGAACTCCGGTGACTCCAGGCTGTCCAGGAACACCTTGAAGTAGAAGTGGCGCCCGTCGATCGCCTTGAGCGCGTTCGTCCAGCCGGTCACCTCCCAGGGGGCACCCGGATCGCTGGAGTGACCCGCGGAGGACGGCGTACCCGGCAGCACCGCGATGCCACCGGTGCCGCGGTCGACCAGGAACCAGGCCCGGAGGGTACGCACGGCGAGGTCGAGCGGCCGCTCCCGGCGGGACAGGCGGGGCAGCGGCACGAGGGTGCTCTGCGACACCGCGTCGGCGATCAGCTCCACGTGGTCGCCGGGCAGCAGGGCGTTCAGGATGACGGCGCCGACAGCCGGGTGGATCGGCTGCGGCTCCCGGCCGCCGGCGTAGCGGCGCCAGGCCCAGGCCGAGCGGGCGTCCTCATGCAGTGGGTTGGTCATGGTCCTCTGTCCCCCATCGAATGATCTTGAAGTAGATCACTCGAAGTGCACAGTGCACAGTGGGCCCGCGGTTCCCGGCTGTTCGACCGGGCCGAACTGGCCGTGAGGACGACCGCAGGAAACCGAGGAGATCCACTAACCTCGTGCTTTAAACTTAAATAAATAACTGGAGCGCTACCGTGTCACACCCGTTCCCGCCTCCGCACGGCTACACCCCGCACGGCGAACACCCGGCCGGCCAGCCCGCCTATCCGCCGGCGCCCGCCCCCGGCCAGCAGGTGCAGCAGTACCCGCCGCAGTACGGGGCGCCACCGGTGCCCGGGTACCCGCCGCAGCAGTACCCGCCGCAGCCGTACCCGGCTCAGCAATATCCGCCGCAGCAGTACCCGGCGCCGCAGTACCAGCCGTATCCGCCGCAGTACGCCCCGCAGCAGCCGCAGATCGTGATCCAGAACCACACCAGCGCCATGGCGTTCGGCGGCGGTCACGGCCTG
This window of the Actinoplanes oblitus genome carries:
- a CDS encoding AAA family ATPase encodes the protein MSWTDAPPATAGPIEKVLYEVKKTIVGQDLLLERLIVALLARGHILVEGVPGLAKTLAVKSLATAIGGDFHRVQFTPDLVPADIVGTRIYHQPTGEFQVQLGPVFTNLLLADEINRAPAKVQSALLETMQERQVTIGRETHQLPDPFLVMATQNPIENEGVYPLPEAQVDRFMVKVVIGYPSPTEEFVVVERALAPAAVIQRIIDPATLVGLQQATDQVYVDPSLIEYAVQLANASRDPARVGLGDLARYVTFGASPRSSISLVLAARALAYLRGREYVIPEDLSDLALDVMRHRMVLSYEALSDDVTADLILAKILANLPFPEPTGRGR
- a CDS encoding S1C family serine protease, translated to MEEPTPSRLSSLNTPARRRWAVIALVVAWAAVITWVAFTRGGDTTRSQAAAKPSPSASPGPLTVGEVYQTLLPSVVLIQTTGHDARKAAESATGTGVIANEDGTVLTAFHVVDGAETIKLTFTDGTTSSARVASRDQALDIATLAPAKLPDPLVPAVLGGGVEVGDTVVAIGNPLGLTASTSSGVVSGLDRELARSARGGIAGLIQFDAAVNPGSSGGPLINDQGQVVGIVVALANPTDAGTFIGIGFAVPIGAALGGGDNGPGRAPPL
- a CDS encoding restriction endonuclease produces the protein MTNPLHEDARSAWAWRRYAGGREPQPIHPAVGAVILNALLPGDHVELIADAVSQSTLVPLPRLSRRERPLDLAVRTLRAWFLVDRGTGGIAVLPGTPSSAGHSSDPGAPWEVTGWTNALKAIDGRHFYFKVFLDSLESPEFAILTTGAGEHIMRLPESPGVPLPPDPRLLSDAPARPLPEQPILPTDWRAAEMIACRHMREFGFPDAALTGGSRDNGLDVVAAEAVAQVKMQGTPVGAPVVQQLRGARPDSPYHLFYSTSGYTASALEAAGELDVCLFRIDGSGAVTAVNQDARSLEHSGLLAAMPDEVVSYVRGVRQRVTEAFLGTDIDRARARELYSGQHLRLWGYLNRAVENVTKERVPASPRSSVIFHHHTELLAAVYFRELGIPYPGGARDQPLPGTATVETLDDYYA